Proteins encoded in a region of the Podarcis muralis chromosome 2, rPodMur119.hap1.1, whole genome shotgun sequence genome:
- the LOC114592796 gene encoding claudin-34-like, translated as MSAKVSPAPRLSKPPLRVKDLVVKWLSVVSGLQLCAFLTDILAWMMCIAPIAIANWRVWRVENIKGIGSGNIWVGIWQVCFWKDPSNDGNAFWHCEDLNEQHPTLPREIFIAQDLMALASIMNSAALGLISFALYNVFKPRKHKDFVLTFFSLGALLNLPAGILVLISVIWNMSAVLQNGEIVFPEAFELPQIPSEQHIGPSIYLGYIAAGFQLLSAALVGMERCCIRTTATDTSQIETVVVITPGSGVKSESLTTCSKCGSLLDLVIQEKSSAVEMEKTHAEDLVIPEESCAVEMEESCASDLVIPEESCAVEMEESCASDLVIPEESCTVEREESHTPQRSPEGHQSPPDVPKHTIIHVIPFNCKD; from the coding sequence ATGTCTGCCAAGGTCTCCCCTGCTCCCCGCCTCTCCAAACCCCCCCTGCGGGTGAAAGACCTGGTGGTCAAATGGCTGAGTGTAGTTTCCGGTCTCCAGTTGTGTGCATTCCTGACGGATATTTTGGCCTGGATGATGTGCATTGCCCCAATAGCCATTGCCAACTGGAGAGTGTGGCGTGTGGAAAACATCAAGGGAATCGGCTCTGGGAACATCTGGGTTGGAATCTGGCAGGTCTGTTTTTGGAAAGACCCTTCTAACGACGGCAACGCTTTTTGGCATTGCGAAGACCTCAATGAGCAACATCCAACCCTCCCAAGGGAAATTTTTATTGCCCAAGATTTAATGGCATTAGCTTCCATCATGAATTCAGCGGCCCTCGGATTAATTTCATTTGCTTTGTACAATGTGTTCAAGCCCAGAAAACATAAGGATTTTGTGTTAACCTTTTTTAGCCTTGGAGCTCTGCTGAACTTACCTGCAGGGATACTCGTCCTGATTTCTGTGATATGGAACATGTCTGCTGTCTTACAAAATGGGGAAATTGtcttcccagaagcttttgaATTGCCTCAAATTCCCAGCGAGCAGCATATTGGACCTTCTATTTATCTAGGCTATATCGCTGCGGGTTTCCAGCTGCTGAGTGCAGCATTGGTTGGGATGGAGAGATGTTGCATCAGGACCACCGCAACAGATACATCTCAAATAGAAACGGTGGTGGTGATTACCCCAGGAAGTGGGGTGAAAAGCGAGAGTCTTACTACTTGTTCGAAGTGTGGTTCTCTGCTGGACCTGGTAATTCAAGAGAAATCCTCCGCAGTGGAGATGGAGAAGACCCATGCGGaagatcttgtcattccagaggaatcctgcgcagttgagatggaggaaagctgtgcaagtgatcttgtcattccagaggaatcctgcgcagtggagatggaggaaagctgtgcaagtgatcttgtcattccagaggaatcctgcacagtggagagggaggaaagccatACACCCCAAAGGTcacctgaaggacatcaaagcCCACCTGATGTCCCCAAACATACGATTATACATGTGATTCCCTTCAACTGTAAAGACTAA
- the LOC114592795 gene encoding claudin-34-like, translated as MSAKVSPAPRLSKPPLRVKDLVVKWLSVVSGLQLCAFLMDILAWMMCIASIDIANWRVWRVENIKGVGSGNIWIGIWQVCFWKDPSNDGNAFWHCEDLNEQHPTLPREIFIAQDLMALASIMNSAALGLISFALYNVFKPRKHKDFVLTFFSLGALLNLPAGILVLISVIWNMSAVLQNGEIVFPEAFELPQIPSEQHIGPSIYLGYIAAGFQLLSAALVGMERCCIRTTATDTSQIETVVVITPGSGVKSESLTTCSKCGSLLDLVIQEKSSAVEMEKTHAEDLVIPEESCTVEMEESHTPQRSPEGHQSPPDVPKHTIIHVIPFNCKD; from the coding sequence ATGTCTGCCAAGGTCTCCCCTGCTCCCCGCCTCTCCAAACCCCCCCTGCGGGTGAAAGACCTGGTGGTCAAATGGCTGAGTGTAGTTTCCGGTCTCCAGTTGTGTGCATTCCTGATGGATATTTTGGCCTGGATGATGTGCATTGCCTCAATAGACATTGCCAACTGGAGAGTGTGGCGTGTGGAAAACATCAAGGGAGTCGGCTCTGGGAACATCTGGATTGGAATCTGGCAGGTCTGTTTTTGGAAAGACCCTTCTAACGACGGCAACGCTTTTTGGCATTGCGAAGACCTCAATGAGCAACATCCAACCCTCCCAAGGGAAATTTTTATTGCCCAAGATTTAATGGCATTAGCTTCCATCATGAATTCAGCGGCCCTCGGATTAATTTCATTTGCTTTGTACAACGTGTTCAAGCCCAGAAAACATAAGGATTTTGTGTTAACCTTTTTTAGCCTTGGAGCTCTGCTGAACTTACCTGCAGGGATACTCGTCCTGATTTCTGTGATATGGAACATGTCTGCTGTCTTACAAAATGGGGAAATTGtcttcccagaagcttttgaATTGCCTCAAATTCCCAGCGAGCAGCATATTGGACCTTCTATTTATCTAGGCTATATCGCTGCGGGTTTCCAGCTGCTGAGTGCAGCATTGGTTGGGATGGAGAGATGTTGCATCAGGACCACCGCAACAGATACATCTCAAATAGAAACGGTGGTGGTGATTACCCCAGGAAGTGGGGTGAAAAGCGAGAGTCTTACTACTTGTTCGAAGTGTGGTTCTCTGCTGGACCTGGTAATTCAAGAGAAATCCTCCGCAGTGGAGATGGAGAAGACTCATGCGGaagatcttgtcattccagaggaatcctgcacagtggagatggaggaaagccatACACCCCAAAGGTcacctgaaggacatcaaagcCCACCTGATGTCCCCAAACATACGATTATACATGTGATTCCCTTCAACTGTAAAGACTAA
- the LOC114592797 gene encoding claudin-34-like, whose translation MSAKVSPAPRLSKPPLRVKDLVVKWLSVVSSLQLCAFLMDILAWMMCIASIAIANWRVWRVENIKGIGSGNIWIGIWQVCFWKDPSNDGNAFWHCEDLNEQHPTLPREIFIAQDLMALASIMNSAALGLISFALYNVFKPRKHKDFVLTFFSLGALLNLPAGILVLISVIWNMSAVLQNGEIVFPEAFELPQIPSEQHIGPSIYLGYIAAGFQLLSAALVGMERCCIRTTATDTSQIETVVVITPGSGVKSESLTTCSKCGSLLDLVIQEKSSAVEMEKTHAEDLVIPEESCAVEMEESCASDLVIPEESCAVEMEESCASDLVIPEESCTVEREESHTPQRSPEGHQSPPDVPKHTIIHVIPFNCKD comes from the coding sequence ATGTCTGCCAAGGTCTCCCCTGCTCCCCGCCTCTCCAAACCCCCCCTGCGGGTGAAAGACCTGGTGGTCAAATGGCTGAGTGTAGTTTCCAGTCTCCAGTTGTGTGCATTCCTGATGGATATTTTGGCCTGGATGATGTGCATTGCCTCAATAGCCATTGCCAACTGGAGAGTGTGGCGTGTGGAAAACATCAAGGGAATCGGCTCTGGGAACATCTGGATTGGAATCTGGCAGGTCTGTTTTTGGAAAGACCCTTCTAACGACGGCAACGCTTTTTGGCATTGCGAAGACCTCAATGAGCAACATCCAACCCTCCCAAGGGAAATTTTTATTGCCCAAGATTTAATGGCATTAGCTTCCATCATGAATTCAGCGGCCCTCGGATTAATTTCATTTGCTTTGTACAATGTGTTCAAGCCCAGAAAACATAAGGATTTTGTGTTAACCTTTTTTAGCCTTGGAGCTCTGCTGAACTTACCTGCAGGGATACTCGTCCTGATTTCTGTGATATGGAACATGTCTGCTGTCTTACAAAATGGGGAAATTGtcttcccagaagcttttgaATTGCCTCAAATTCCCAGCGAGCAGCATATTGGACCTTCTATTTATCTAGGCTATATCGCTGCGGGTTTCCAGCTGCTGAGTGCAGCATTGGTTGGGATGGAGAGATGTTGCATCAGGACCACCGCAACAGATACATCTCAAATAGAAACGGTGGTGGTGATTACCCCAGGAAGTGGGGTGAAAAGCGAGAGTCTTACTACTTGTTCGAAGTGTGGTTCTCTGCTGGACCTGGTAATTCAAGAGAAATCCTCCGCAGTGGAGATGGAGAAGACTCATGCGGaagatcttgtcattccagaggaatcctgcgcagttgagatggaggaaagctgtgcaagtgatcttgtcattccagaggaatcctgcgcagtggagatggaggaaagctgtgcaagtgatcttgtcattccagaggaatcctgcacagtggagagggaggaaagccatACACCCCAAAGGTcacctgaaggacatcaaagcCCACCTGATGTCCCCAAACATACGATTATACATGTGATTCCCTTCAACTGTAAAGACTAA